The Deinococcus betulae genome has a window encoding:
- a CDS encoding DsbA family oxidoreductase encodes MTIAFTPSVPGHLRVDIWSDIACPWCYIGKRRLEQALKKFDHRDQVEIVWHSFELDPAAPPALPDGMREVLAGKYGRSPAQAQEMMDQVTRVAAADGLEYHFERARLGSTFLAHQLVHHAAAHGQQGPMKERLLRAYLSEGHLMSDINTLTALAQEIGLDGPQARAALEEGRYAGAVRQDEAHARALGISGVPFFVLGGRYGVSGAQEAGVLLGALNQAWAEVQPAPLVQLGRPDTEGCEDGACAVPGAGPL; translated from the coding sequence GGGCCACCTGCGGGTGGACATCTGGTCCGATATCGCCTGCCCGTGGTGCTACATCGGCAAACGGCGGCTGGAACAGGCCCTGAAGAAGTTCGACCACCGCGATCAGGTAGAGATCGTGTGGCACAGCTTCGAGCTGGACCCTGCTGCCCCACCGGCTTTGCCTGATGGCATGCGCGAGGTCCTCGCTGGCAAGTATGGCCGCAGCCCTGCCCAGGCCCAGGAGATGATGGATCAGGTGACCCGCGTCGCCGCCGCCGATGGCCTGGAGTACCACTTTGAGCGTGCCCGGCTGGGCAGCACCTTTCTGGCCCACCAGCTCGTTCACCACGCCGCCGCGCACGGTCAGCAAGGGCCTATGAAAGAGCGACTGCTGCGCGCTTACCTCTCTGAAGGGCACCTCATGAGCGATATAAACACCCTGACGGCCCTGGCGCAGGAGATAGGGCTGGACGGCCCCCAGGCCCGCGCCGCCCTGGAAGAAGGCCGCTACGCTGGGGCCGTGCGTCAGGACGAGGCCCATGCGCGTGCGCTGGGCATCAGCGGCGTGCCGTTCTTCGTGCTGGGGGGCCGCTACGGCGTCAGCGGCGCTCAGGAGGCCGGGGTGCTGCTGGGGGCGCTGAATCAGGCCTGGGCTGAAGTGCAGCCGGCGCCGCTGGTTCAACTGGGGCGACCGGACACTGAAGGCTGTGAGGACGGCGCCTGCGCGGTGCCGGGAGCGGGCCCCCTCTAG